One genomic segment of Aliarcobacter cibarius includes these proteins:
- a CDS encoding flagellin: MRINTNVSSLTAQEAAQNTTKTITGSLEKLSTGLKINKASDDASGLAIADKLRTQATSINQGIANGNSAVALLQIADKSMGEQSNILDTVKAKLIQANTDTTSADGREAIRKDITKLLKQLDNIATQTNYNGTALLQASATSNAISGGLNFQIGEKATDVITNTGIRSNTQGLSLTGLSLAASGLTKTVASAQQTIVDKAITTLNGYRGDIGSTQNQVESAVRNLMTQATNVKAAESIIRDVDYAAESANFNKQNIIAQAGSYAISQANAVQQNVSRLLQ; encoded by the coding sequence ATGAGAATTAATACAAACGTTTCATCTTTAACAGCTCAAGAAGCTGCTCAAAACACTACTAAAACTATTACTGGTTCTTTAGAAAAACTAAGTACTGGTTTAAAAATTAACAAGGCATCTGACGATGCTTCTGGTTTAGCTATTGCTGATAAGTTAAGAACTCAAGCAACTTCAATTAATCAAGGTATTGCTAATGGTAACTCTGCTGTTGCTTTATTACAAATCGCTGATAAATCTATGGGTGAACAGTCTAACATTCTTGATACTGTTAAGGCTAAGTTAATTCAAGCTAATACTGATACTACTTCTGCTGATGGTAGAGAAGCTATTAGAAAAGATATTACAAAACTTTTAAAACAGTTAGATAATATTGCAACTCAAACTAACTATAATGGTACAGCTCTTTTACAAGCTTCAGCAACAAGTAATGCAATTTCAGGAGGATTAAATTTCCAAATTGGTGAAAAAGCTACTGATGTTATTACAAATACTGGAATTAGATCTAATACACAAGGATTATCTTTAACGGGATTAAGTTTAGCAGCAAGTGGTTTAACAAAAACTGTTGCTTCAGCTCAACAAACTATAGTTGATAAAGCTATAACAACATTAAATGGATATAGAGGGGACATAGGTTCGACTCAAAACCAAGTTGAATCTGCTGTTAGAAACTTAATGACTCAAGCTACTAATGTTAAAGCTGCTGAATCTATTATCAGAGATGTTGATTATGCTGCTGAAAGTGCTAATTTCAACAAACAAAACATTATCGCTCAAGCTGGTTCTTATGCTATTAGCCAAGCTAATGCTGTTCAACAAAATGTATCTAGACTTTTACAATAA